GCCGCGACGCCGACCGTCCGGCCGTCCACCTGGCCGTAGCGGGCCAGCCCGTCGGGCAGGTTGCGCAGGTCCAGCCGGTGGTCGGCGACGTGGGCGCTGAGGTCGAGGAGGATCTCGCGCTGGGCGTACTCGGTGAGGACCGTGTCGTCGACCTGGACGATGTCGGGCACGTTCCCGCCGGTGGCCTGGGTGGCCAGCCGGTCATAGTAGCCGTCGGCGCCCTGCCAGGTGACCCGGAAGCCGACCCGCGGGTTGCGCTCGGTGTAGAGGCGCAGGGCCCGTTCGGTCAGCTCGGCCCGCTTGGCGTTGCCCCACCAGAAGACCGACAACGTCACCGGCCCGTCGTCCTCCGGGGTGGCCGCGGGACCGCCGCTGCACCCGCTGAGCCCGCCGCCGGTGGCCAGCACCGGCGCCCCCAGCAGCGCGGCCAGCAGCCGGCGTCGGCCCGGGTCGGCGCCGGGGCCGGAAAGCGACGCTCGGGCAGCGGGCACGCGGGGCTCCTGAGGGGTGACGAAGGGGATGGCCGGCCCATTCACGCAGGCACCGCCCGGAAGTGTCAACGTCCGTCCGGCCACTCGCCGCCCACCGTGCGCGGACCCGTCGATACGCCCGGCCACCCCTGGCCGGCGTACGCAGGACACATGGTCTACTAGGCCGCGTGGAACTTCTGCACTCGGGCAAGGTTCGGGACGTCTACGCCGACGGCGACGACCTGATCCTGGTCGCCTCCGACCGCATCTCGATCTACGACGTCGCGATCCCGACGCCGGTCCCGGACAAGGGCCGCCTGCTCACCGCGCTGTCGCTGTGGTGGTTCGAGCAGCTCTCGGACCTGGTGCCGAACCATGTCATCTCGGCGACCGACGTGCCGGCGGAGTACGCCGGCCGGGCGATCCGGGTCCGACGGCTGGAGATGCTCCCGGTCGAGTGTGTCGCGCGCGGCTACCTCACCGGTGGCGGCCTGCGGGAGTACGAGCGGACCGGCTCGGTCTCCGGCGTCCCGTTGCCGCGTGGCCTGGTGGAGGCGTCGATCCTGCCCGAGCCGATCTTCACCCCGTCGACCAAGGCGCCGTTCGGTGAGCACGACGAGCCGATCACGTACGCCGATGTGGTGGACAAGGTCGGTGAGGCGACCGCCGAGCGGCTGCGCCAGATCACCCTCGACGTCTACCGTCGCGGCGCCGAGATCGCGGCGGACCGGGGCATCCTGGTCGCCGACACCAAGATTGAGCTGGGTTGGGCGCCGGACGGCACCCTGGTCCTCGGCGACGAGCTTCTGACCTCCGACTCCTCCCGGTTCTGGCCGGCCCGGTCGTACCAGCCGGGGCGGGTCCAGTTCTCCTACGACAAGCAGTACGTGCGGGACTGGGCCACCAACAGCGGCTGGAACAAGCAGGCCCCGGCGCCGGAGATGCCGGCCGACGTGGTCGAGGCGACCCGTGCCCGCTACGTCGACGTCTACGAGACGCTCACGGGCCTGCGCTGGGAGTGACGGCGGGGTGGTGCCCGCGCTCTCCCGGGGCGCGGGCGCTGATCCGGCGGGTCACTGCCCGACCTTGATGCCCGGCTCGCCGGCCACGAACTGGATGACGTGCCGGGGCTGGCTGCCCGGCCGGTCCGGCGCCTCGCGCCGGCCCATCGGCAGGACGACCCGCCGGTACGCGGACTCCAGCAGCATCGCCGTGGCCGTGTACCAGGCCACCACGGCCGAGATGACGAAGAACCACGCGCCCACGGTCCGCCAGCCGGAGACGTCGGCGAGTTGGCCGATCGCCTGGCAGGTGGCGCCGGCGGCGAGCGCGATCAGGGTGACGGCGAGGCTGAGGTTCTCGGCGAGCGCGGCCAGCGCGCCGGACCAGGTGATCGCGGCGAGCGCGATGAACCAGTAGCCGAGCGCCACGAACGGGGTCGGTGGGGTGAGCACCCCCACCGCGACGAGCAGGAAGAGCACCCCGTACGCCAGCCAGAAGGCACCCCAGATCCCGTGCATGGCGGTGGCCAGGCCGTCGCGGGCCCGGTAGGCCCACATCCCGGCGAGGAA
This genomic stretch from Micromonospora krabiensis harbors:
- a CDS encoding phosphoribosylaminoimidazolesuccinocarboxamide synthase: MELLHSGKVRDVYADGDDLILVASDRISIYDVAIPTPVPDKGRLLTALSLWWFEQLSDLVPNHVISATDVPAEYAGRAIRVRRLEMLPVECVARGYLTGGGLREYERTGSVSGVPLPRGLVEASILPEPIFTPSTKAPFGEHDEPITYADVVDKVGEATAERLRQITLDVYRRGAEIAADRGILVADTKIELGWAPDGTLVLGDELLTSDSSRFWPARSYQPGRVQFSYDKQYVRDWATNSGWNKQAPAPEMPADVVEATRARYVDVYETLTGLRWE
- a CDS encoding acetate uptake transporter family protein, whose protein sequence is MSRMGQAPSRDGEFEFWRNHSQISLQPVAAPSILGLFGFAAATFVVATNLAGWYGTPDTQTFLFPFAAFTGGLAQFLAGMWAYRARDGLATAMHGIWGAFWLAYGVLFLLVAVGVLTPPTPFVALGYWFIALAAITWSGALAALAENLSLAVTLIALAAGATCQAIGQLADVSGWRTVGAWFFVISAVVAWYTATAMLLESAYRRVVLPMGRREAPDRPGSQPRHVIQFVAGEPGIKVGQ